The proteins below come from a single Triticum aestivum cultivar Chinese Spring chromosome 5D, IWGSC CS RefSeq v2.1, whole genome shotgun sequence genomic window:
- the LOC123126309 gene encoding aquaporin PIP2-5-like → MPMAPAQGKLSPEAIDNEVISNGSAKDYLDPPPAPLVDAGELGKWSLYRAVIAEFTATLLFVYVAVATVVGHKRQTDAQACSGAGVLGIAWAFGGTIAVLVYCTAGISGGHINPAVTFGLLLARKVSLPRAFLYMVAQCVGAICGAALVRAVHGGHHYTLYGGGANELAPGYSRTAGLIAEIAGTFVLVYTVFSATDPKRIARDPHVPVLAPLLIGFAVLMAHLATIPVTGTGINPARSFGAAVVYNGGKAWDDQWIFWVGPFIGAAVAMVYHQYILRNSSIFRSNYDAAV, encoded by the coding sequence ATGCCTATGGCACCAGCACAAGGCAAGCTGAGTCCGGAGGCCATCGACAACGAAGTCATCAGCAACGGCAGCGCCAAGGACTACCTGGACCCTCCTCCAGCGCCGCTGGTGGACGCCGGCGAGCTGGGTAAGTGGTCTCTGTACCGTGCCGTCATCGCCGAGTTCACGGCCACGCTGCTCTTCGTCTACGTCGCCGTCGCCACCGTGGTCGGCCACAAGCGCCAGACGGACGCCCAAGCGTGCAGCGGCGCCGGCGTGCTGGGTATCGCGTGGGCCTTCGGCGGCACGATCGCCGTCCTCGTGTACTGCACCGCCGGCATCTCCGGCGGCCACATCAACCCCGCGGTGACGTTCGGCCTCCTCCTGGCGCGCAAGGTCTCCCTTCCCAGGGCCTTCCTGTACATGGTGGCGCAGTGCGTGGGCGCCATCTGCGGCGCGGCGCTGGTGAGGGCCGTGCACGGCGGTCACCACTACACGCTCTACGGCGGCGGCGCCAACGAGCTCGCGCCGGGATACTCCAGGACGGCGGGGCTCATCGCCGAGATCGCCGGCACCTTCGTGCTCGTGTACACCGTGTTCTCGGCGACCGACCCGAAGCGCATCGCCAGGGACCCGCACGTCCCGGTGCTGGCGCCGCTGCTCATCGGATTCGCCGTGCTCATGGCGCACCTTGCCACTATCCCCGTCACCGGTACCGGCATCAACCCAGCGAGGAGCTTTGGTGCCGCCGTGGTGTACAACGGTGGGAAGGCTTGGGATGACCAGTGGATCTTCTGGGTTGGCCCGTTCATCGGCGCCGCCGTGGCCATGGTGTACCACCAGTACATCCTTAGGAACAGCTCCATCTTCCGGTCCAACTACGATGCCGCCGTCTAG